In Deinococcus maricopensis DSM 21211, one genomic interval encodes:
- the sdhC gene encoding succinate dehydrogenase, cytochrome b556 subunit — MNLKEDFRMYRGREGQWAFYLHRLSGLAILLYLLLHIVSISLHVFGEGAYMAVHEMYDFWLFRVGLIALTGGILYHSLNGLRIVVMDFAGAGVAYQRQMWYAVLVLSLIGTAYTAYKVVPRILGGY; from the coding sequence ATGAATCTCAAGGAGGATTTCAGAATGTACCGAGGCAGAGAAGGGCAGTGGGCGTTTTACCTCCACCGCCTGTCGGGTCTGGCGATCCTGCTGTACCTGTTACTTCACATCGTGAGCATCAGCCTGCACGTCTTCGGCGAGGGCGCGTACATGGCCGTTCACGAGATGTATGACTTCTGGCTGTTCCGCGTGGGCCTGATCGCCCTGACCGGCGGAATCCTGTACCACAGCCTGAACGGGCTGCGCATCGTGGTCATGGACTTCGCGGGCGCGGGCGTCGCGTACCAGCGGCAGATGTGGTACGCCGTGCTGGTCCTGTCGCTGATCGGCACCGCGTACACGGCGTACAAGGTCGTGCCGCGCATCCTGGGAGGCTACTGA
- the speD gene encoding S-adenosylmethionine decarboxylase, giving the protein MHLFGFGPHLTIDGQHASSDRLADPAHLGNALTAALRVVTPHADATATVYAVPGGLSGVITAGDAHIAVHAFPSHATFSADVFACHDYDAQAVLTALTDAFDAGRFEAHANHRGKEYPRDAQQLRALLDGERLYIQARLGLAP; this is encoded by the coding sequence TTGCATCTATTCGGTTTCGGCCCGCACCTCACCATCGACGGGCAGCACGCCAGCAGTGACCGCCTCGCGGACCCCGCCCACCTGGGCAACGCCCTCACGGCCGCGCTGCGCGTCGTCACCCCCCACGCCGACGCCACCGCCACCGTCTACGCCGTGCCCGGCGGCCTCAGCGGCGTCATCACAGCCGGCGACGCGCACATCGCCGTGCACGCCTTTCCTAGCCACGCCACCTTCAGCGCGGACGTGTTCGCCTGCCACGACTACGACGCGCAGGCCGTCCTGACCGCCCTCACCGACGCCTTCGACGCCGGCCGCTTCGAAGCGCACGCCAACCACCGCGGCAAGGAATACCCCCGCGACGCCCAGCAGTTGCGCGCCCTGCTCGACGGCGAACGCCTGTACATCCAGGCGCGCCTGGGCCTCGCGCCCTGA
- a CDS encoding succinate dehydrogenase iron-sulfur subunit, which produces MKINVKILRFDPERDKKQHWQTFSVEAQPGDRVLDVLNYVKWYEDSTLTFRRSCAHGICGSDAMLINGRNRLACKTLLQDVAKDGGTITVEPIRGLKVEKDLLTDMEPFFDAYRAVMPYFVNDEPPPPGERIQSIEDSERMDHSSNCILCACCTTSCPIFWVNGRYLGPAAIVQAHRFIFDSRDKAANARLNILNQNTGVWRCRTAYNCTEACPRDIPITQLIEEVKRAVMYQQA; this is translated from the coding sequence ATGAAGATCAACGTGAAGATCCTGCGCTTCGACCCGGAACGGGACAAGAAGCAGCACTGGCAGACCTTCAGCGTGGAAGCCCAGCCGGGCGACCGCGTTCTGGACGTCCTGAACTACGTCAAGTGGTACGAAGACAGCACCCTGACGTTCCGCCGCTCCTGCGCGCACGGCATCTGCGGCAGCGACGCGATGCTGATCAACGGCCGCAACCGCCTCGCCTGCAAGACCCTGCTGCAGGACGTCGCGAAGGACGGCGGCACCATCACCGTCGAGCCGATCCGCGGCCTGAAGGTCGAAAAGGACCTCCTGACCGACATGGAGCCGTTCTTCGACGCGTACCGCGCCGTCATGCCGTACTTCGTGAACGACGAGCCGCCCCCCCCGGGCGAGCGCATCCAGAGCATCGAGGACTCGGAGCGCATGGACCACAGCAGCAACTGCATCCTGTGCGCGTGCTGCACCACGTCCTGCCCGATCTTCTGGGTGAACGGCCGTTACCTCGGCCCGGCCGCGATCGTACAGGCGCACCGCTTCATCTTCGACAGCCGCGACAAGGCCGCGAACGCGCGCCTGAACATCCTCAACCAGAACACGGGCGTGTGGCGCTGCCGCACCGCGTACAACTGCACCGAGGCGTGCCCGCGTGACATCCCGATCACGCAGCTGATCGAGGAAGTCAAGCGCGCCGTGATGTACCAGCAGGCCTGA
- a CDS encoding cytochrome P450 produces the protein MTASAPPLARGWPVLGSALDLAADTRGFLTRTYQDLGPVFRVHAGPERLMVLAGAEANVFAARQGAQLFRSKEFWQDNDREMGGVTRSLISVDGEEHRAFRRVERRAYSRSHFEANVRPVLAVAAEDLLPYRPGDTLRVAPWCKATVTEQLARVAVTGTARPYLADILAFVQTGLMVTVTRRWPRAALRTPRYLQAKARVYRMVDDLVAWHRAHPPVDRAPDLVDDVLAAQAAAPDFWSDADVRLAAMGAFIAGLDTAANSLAFVLYRLHRHPDVLEAVRAEVDAAFADGPPRAEALGRMPHLHHAVMETLRLHPIAPAITRTANEAFTFAGHTVPAGSQVLIATSVAHGLDQLYPHAATFDPARFEPGRAEHRQPGAYAPFGVGTHTCLGSGLAEGLIMLNAAAVVRTLDLHLDPAYRLREVARPTPSPDARLTLSVRAVRHHPVTLLA, from the coding sequence ATGACTGCATCCGCACCACCACTCGCGCGCGGCTGGCCCGTACTCGGCAGCGCCCTGGACCTCGCAGCGGACACGCGCGGGTTCCTGACACGCACGTACCAGGACCTCGGCCCAGTGTTCCGCGTGCACGCCGGCCCGGAGCGCCTTATGGTCCTCGCGGGCGCGGAAGCGAACGTGTTCGCGGCCCGGCAGGGCGCGCAGCTGTTCCGCTCGAAGGAGTTCTGGCAGGACAACGACCGCGAGATGGGCGGCGTCACGCGCTCGCTGATCAGCGTGGACGGCGAGGAGCATCGCGCGTTCCGGCGGGTGGAGCGGCGCGCGTACAGCCGCTCGCACTTCGAGGCGAACGTCCGCCCGGTCCTCGCCGTGGCCGCCGAGGACCTCCTCCCCTACCGGCCGGGCGATACGCTGCGCGTCGCGCCGTGGTGCAAGGCGACCGTCACGGAGCAGCTCGCGCGCGTCGCCGTGACGGGCACGGCCCGGCCGTACCTCGCGGACATCCTGGCGTTCGTGCAAACCGGCCTGATGGTGACGGTCACGCGCCGCTGGCCGCGCGCCGCGCTGCGCACCCCCCGTTACCTGCAGGCGAAGGCGCGCGTGTACCGCATGGTGGACGACCTCGTGGCGTGGCACCGCGCGCACCCACCGGTGGACCGCGCCCCGGACCTCGTGGATGACGTGCTGGCCGCGCAGGCCGCCGCGCCGGACTTCTGGAGCGACGCGGACGTACGCCTCGCGGCGATGGGCGCGTTCATCGCCGGGCTCGACACGGCCGCGAACAGCCTCGCGTTCGTGCTGTACCGCCTGCACCGGCACCCGGACGTGCTGGAGGCCGTCCGCGCGGAAGTGGACGCAGCGTTCGCGGACGGCCCGCCGCGCGCGGAGGCGCTGGGGCGCATGCCGCACCTGCACCACGCGGTCATGGAGACGCTGCGGCTGCACCCGATCGCGCCAGCCATCACGCGCACGGCGAACGAGGCGTTCACGTTCGCGGGGCACACGGTGCCGGCGGGCAGTCAGGTGCTGATCGCCACGAGCGTCGCGCACGGCCTGGATCAGTTGTACCCGCACGCGGCGACGTTCGACCCGGCCCGGTTCGAGCCGGGCCGGGCGGAGCACCGTCAGCCGGGCGCGTACGCGCCGTTCGGGGTGGGCACGCACACGTGCCTTGGCAGTGGCCTCGCGGAGGGCCTGATCATGCTAAACGCGGCGGCGGTCGTGCGGACGCTGGACCTGCACCTCGACCCGGCGTACCGCCTGCGCGAGGTGGCGCGGCCCACCCCCAGTCCGGACGCGCGGCTGACGCTGAGTGTCCGGGCGGTGCGGCACCACCCGGTCACGCTGCTCGCCTGA
- a CDS encoding protein kinase domain-containing protein, which produces MALGLLLLLSLFVAALLLLLRVPERVLAVAWAVLAVAVAAALVFLGGANRAQGTLVAAAALAGGALVPLGPLAFRRRGNKAAPRRPMPRTPKTPTTVTDVSFREYDVLDRIGIGGMGSVYRARRKTDGRTVALKVPQEKYLADAKFVKRFYREAEVLKRFDHTNIVRVYDYKATEDEHYIAMEYLDGDSLEALLEERQFGFSESVQILRALSDALRHIHAANIVHRDIKPANVMVLRGALDSGKLREGGVKLMDFGIAVGKVLTRLTMTGARVGTPIYMAPEQAKGNRVDARSDVYSLGLLMYEMVTGQTAFKGSYEAVVHQQVFESPKPPKQVRLEVPGKLNDLILNMIEKDPAARPTLDNVIARIDAGLLGEDAFTDPVALAMSVQEKRGTLRLLDLQGKLRASLRDTGGALPTAPNALASIGEFLYATVLEYRSGKQDAPLVRKMDQDGRELAAFGTYGLGPEGLLHPISIAVHGDLVHVLDAETVQVVTYDAQGRFVRRVGGRGSGQGTFERPRALAAASNGDLLVLDTALNEVQRLRVTGEYVTRYAFRKDRNSDELRPLDGLGVDAAGGVYIVDALARKVRKIDADGAPGQSFTLESMVGEPNDAPWLMQVDARGQLYAARQGGQMLRIFSTGGDLVSSRDMYAPVQAMALIERQPR; this is translated from the coding sequence ATGGCGCTCGGGTTGCTGCTGCTGCTGTCCTTGTTCGTGGCGGCGCTGCTGCTGCTGCTGCGCGTGCCGGAACGGGTGCTCGCGGTGGCGTGGGCCGTGCTGGCCGTGGCGGTCGCGGCGGCCCTGGTGTTCCTGGGCGGCGCGAACCGCGCGCAGGGGACGCTGGTGGCCGCGGCGGCGCTGGCTGGCGGGGCGCTGGTGCCGCTGGGGCCGCTGGCGTTCCGGCGGCGCGGGAACAAGGCGGCGCCGCGCCGCCCGATGCCGCGCACGCCGAAAACGCCGACCACCGTCACGGACGTGTCGTTCCGGGAGTACGACGTGCTGGACCGCATCGGCATCGGCGGGATGGGCAGCGTGTACCGCGCGCGGCGCAAAACGGACGGGCGGACGGTCGCGCTGAAGGTCCCGCAGGAGAAGTACCTCGCGGACGCGAAGTTCGTGAAGCGTTTTTACCGTGAGGCGGAGGTCCTCAAGCGTTTCGATCACACGAACATCGTGCGCGTGTACGACTACAAGGCCACCGAGGACGAGCATTACATCGCCATGGAGTACCTCGACGGCGACAGCCTGGAGGCGCTGCTGGAGGAGCGGCAGTTCGGCTTCTCGGAAAGCGTGCAGATCCTGCGGGCGCTCAGTGACGCGCTGCGGCACATTCACGCGGCGAACATCGTGCACCGCGACATCAAGCCCGCGAACGTGATGGTGCTGCGCGGCGCGCTCGACAGCGGGAAGCTGCGCGAGGGCGGCGTGAAGCTTATGGACTTCGGCATTGCGGTCGGGAAGGTCCTGACGCGCCTCACCATGACGGGCGCGCGCGTCGGCACGCCGATCTACATGGCGCCGGAGCAGGCGAAGGGAAACCGCGTGGACGCCCGCAGCGACGTGTACTCGCTCGGGCTGCTGATGTACGAGATGGTCACGGGGCAGACGGCGTTCAAGGGCAGTTACGAGGCAGTCGTGCACCAGCAGGTGTTCGAGTCGCCGAAACCGCCGAAGCAGGTGCGTCTGGAGGTGCCCGGCAAGCTGAACGACCTGATCCTGAACATGATCGAGAAGGACCCGGCGGCGCGTCCGACGCTCGACAACGTGATCGCGCGCATCGACGCGGGCCTGCTGGGCGAGGACGCGTTCACCGACCCGGTGGCGCTCGCGATGAGCGTGCAGGAGAAGCGCGGCACGCTGCGCCTGCTGGACCTGCAAGGCAAGCTGCGCGCGAGCCTGCGCGACACGGGCGGCGCGCTGCCGACCGCGCCGAACGCCCTGGCGAGCATCGGGGAGTTCCTGTACGCCACGGTGCTGGAGTACCGCTCCGGGAAGCAGGACGCGCCGCTGGTGCGCAAGATGGACCAAGACGGCCGGGAACTCGCGGCGTTCGGGACGTACGGGCTGGGCCCGGAGGGACTGCTGCACCCGATCAGCATCGCGGTGCACGGGGACCTCGTGCACGTGCTGGACGCGGAGACGGTACAAGTCGTCACGTATGACGCGCAGGGCCGGTTCGTGCGCCGTGTAGGCGGGCGCGGAAGCGGGCAGGGGACGTTCGAGCGTCCGCGCGCGCTCGCGGCGGCGTCGAACGGGGACCTGCTGGTCCTGGACACGGCACTTAACGAGGTGCAGCGTCTGCGCGTGACCGGGGAGTACGTGACGCGCTACGCGTTCCGCAAGGACCGCAACAGTGATGAGCTGCGTCCGCTGGACGGCCTGGGCGTGGACGCCGCTGGTGGGGTGTACATCGTGGACGCCCTGGCCCGCAAGGTGCGGAAGATCGACGCGGACGGCGCGCCCGGCCAGTCGTTCACCCTGGAGAGCATGGTGGGCGAACCGAACGACGCGCCGTGGCTAATGCAGGTGGACGCGCGCGGGCAGTTGTACGCGGCGCGTCAGGGCGGTCAGATGTTGCGCATCTTCAGCACGGGCGGCGACCTGGTGTCGTCACGGGACATGTACGCGCCGGTGCAGGCGATGGCGCTGATTGAACGTCAGCCGCGCTGA
- the hemB gene encoding porphobilinogen synthase, with protein sequence MTLTHRPRRLRRTPSLRALTRETTLTPEQLIHPLFVHEGEGLTEIKTMPGVYRHDVPGAVASAQEAWALGIRSVILFGIPDHKDAHGSGAYAGEGVIQRATRAIKAALPDLTVIADTCLCEYTDHGHCGPLVADGRGGWLIDNDGALDLLAQTAVSQAQAGADIIAPSAMMDGQIAALRIALDAAGFKDTPIMSYAVKYASAYYGPFRDAAGSAPSFGDRSSYQMDPRGGYREALREARLDVEQGADFLMVKPALAYLDVMRTVRDAFDLPMIAYNVSGEYSMVKAAAQLSFMDERRTVLETLIGMRRAGADAILTYHALDAARWLREA encoded by the coding sequence ATGACCCTCACCCACCGCCCCCGCCGCCTGCGCCGCACGCCCTCCCTGCGCGCCCTCACGCGCGAAACGACGCTCACCCCCGAACAGCTCATCCACCCGCTCTTCGTGCACGAGGGCGAAGGACTCACCGAAATCAAGACCATGCCCGGCGTGTACCGCCACGACGTGCCCGGCGCCGTCGCGAGCGCGCAGGAGGCCTGGGCCCTCGGCATCCGCAGCGTCATCCTGTTCGGCATTCCCGACCACAAGGACGCGCACGGCAGCGGCGCGTACGCCGGTGAGGGCGTCATTCAGCGCGCCACGCGCGCCATCAAGGCCGCCCTGCCCGACCTGACCGTCATCGCGGATACCTGCCTGTGCGAGTACACCGACCACGGCCACTGCGGCCCGCTCGTCGCCGACGGGCGCGGCGGGTGGCTCATCGACAACGACGGCGCCCTCGACCTGCTCGCGCAGACCGCCGTCTCGCAGGCGCAGGCCGGCGCGGACATCATCGCGCCGAGCGCCATGATGGACGGCCAGATCGCCGCGCTCCGCATCGCCCTTGACGCCGCCGGCTTCAAGGACACCCCCATCATGAGCTACGCCGTGAAGTACGCCAGCGCGTACTACGGCCCGTTCCGCGACGCCGCCGGCAGCGCCCCCAGCTTCGGGGACCGCAGCAGCTACCAGATGGACCCGCGCGGCGGGTACCGCGAAGCGCTCCGCGAAGCGCGCCTCGACGTGGAGCAGGGCGCGGACTTCCTGATGGTGAAACCCGCCCTCGCGTACCTCGACGTGATGCGCACCGTCCGCGACGCGTTCGACCTGCCGATGATCGCGTACAACGTCAGCGGCGAGTACAGCATGGTGAAGGCCGCCGCGCAGCTCAGCTTTATGGACGAGCGCCGCACTGTCCTGGAAACCCTGATCGGCATGCGCCGCGCCGGCGCCGACGCGATCCTGACGTACCACGCGCTCGACGCCGCCCGCTGGCTCCGCGAAGCCTGA
- a CDS encoding succinate dehydrogenase hydrophobic membrane anchor subunit, which produces MLRAKTYQDAKMASHTNAELNWWIFMRISGVLLVFLVLGHVYMTFIQVSESDATFDAVVNKLAQPAWKFYDFLILLLATLHGVNGARYSIEDYIRSRPNRFWVKGVFYTVVASIFTLGTIGLFTYHA; this is translated from the coding sequence ATGCTCCGCGCGAAAACGTATCAGGACGCGAAAATGGCGTCGCACACGAACGCCGAGCTGAACTGGTGGATCTTCATGCGCATCAGCGGCGTGCTGCTGGTGTTCCTGGTGCTGGGGCACGTGTACATGACCTTCATTCAGGTCAGCGAGAGCGACGCGACCTTCGACGCGGTCGTGAACAAGCTCGCGCAGCCCGCCTGGAAGTTCTACGACTTCCTGATCCTGCTGCTCGCCACGCTGCACGGCGTGAACGGCGCGCGCTACAGCATCGAGGATTACATCCGCTCCCGCCCGAACCGGTTCTGGGTGAAAGGCGTGTTCTACACGGTCGTCGCGTCGATCTTCACGCTCGGCACCATCGGCCTGTTCACGTACCACGCGTAA
- the sdhA gene encoding succinate dehydrogenase flavoprotein subunit, producing MHHRYDVLVVGAGGAGLMAALYAAKGNVSVAVVSKLYPTRSHTGAAQGGIGAALGNVAEDHWEWHMFDTIKGGDYLTDQDAAEIFAKDIIEAVYELEHMGLPFSRTPEGKIAQRKFGGHTREFGKAAVERSCYAKDRTGHMILQTLYQQNVKAGTTFFNEYQVLDLIIEDGVCRGIVAYDIATGELHTFHAKAVILASGGYGRAFKITSNALTLTGDLMSIYYRKGLPLEDMEFYQFHPTGIAKLGILITEGVRGEGGILRNESGERFMERYAPTIKDLAPRDMVSRAIISEIREGRGVGPDKDAIFLDVTHLPREAVEQKLAEITDLSRTYLGIDPVKQLVPIQPTAHYAMGGIPTTLDGECIATDDGQLITGLYAAGEVACVSLHGANRLGTNSLGDLIVFGRRAGVAAAKFARDAVLADMPVNPAAMASDMIASLKTGQGRENAARIRKELQETMMANVGIFRNGPDMAKQVEIIKELKDRYRNVSVSDTGTRYNSELMETVEVGFLLDCAEAMTASALNRTESRGAHDREDYTERDDANWLKHTMAYRDMRGNGNVNIGYKPVVLGKFEPKPRVY from the coding sequence ATGCATCATCGTTATGACGTACTGGTGGTCGGCGCTGGCGGCGCTGGCCTGATGGCTGCGCTGTACGCCGCGAAAGGGAACGTTTCCGTCGCGGTCGTCAGCAAGCTCTACCCCACCCGTTCCCACACGGGCGCCGCGCAGGGCGGGATCGGCGCGGCCCTCGGCAACGTCGCCGAGGACCACTGGGAATGGCACATGTTCGACACGATCAAAGGGGGCGACTACCTGACCGACCAGGACGCCGCCGAGATCTTCGCGAAGGACATCATTGAGGCCGTGTACGAGCTGGAGCACATGGGGCTCCCCTTCTCGCGCACGCCCGAAGGCAAGATCGCGCAGCGCAAGTTCGGTGGGCATACCCGCGAGTTCGGCAAGGCCGCCGTGGAACGCTCCTGCTACGCGAAGGACCGCACTGGCCACATGATCCTTCAGACGCTGTACCAACAGAACGTCAAGGCCGGCACGACGTTCTTCAACGAGTACCAGGTCCTTGACCTGATCATCGAGGACGGCGTGTGCCGCGGCATCGTCGCGTACGACATCGCCACGGGCGAGCTGCACACCTTCCACGCGAAGGCCGTCATTCTCGCGAGCGGCGGGTACGGGCGCGCGTTCAAGATCACCTCGAACGCGCTGACGCTCACCGGCGACCTGATGAGCATCTACTACCGCAAGGGCCTGCCGCTGGAGGACATGGAGTTCTACCAGTTCCACCCGACCGGCATTGCCAAGCTCGGCATCCTCATCACCGAGGGCGTGCGCGGTGAGGGCGGCATTCTGCGCAACGAAAGCGGCGAGCGCTTCATGGAGCGCTACGCGCCGACCATCAAGGACCTCGCGCCGCGCGACATGGTGAGCCGCGCGATCATCAGCGAGATCCGCGAGGGTCGCGGCGTCGGCCCCGACAAGGACGCCATCTTCCTCGACGTGACGCACCTGCCGCGCGAAGCGGTGGAGCAGAAACTCGCGGAAATCACCGACCTGTCGCGCACGTACCTCGGCATCGACCCGGTCAAGCAGCTCGTGCCGATCCAGCCGACCGCGCACTACGCGATGGGCGGCATTCCCACGACGCTCGACGGCGAGTGCATCGCCACTGACGACGGCCAGCTCATCACGGGCCTGTACGCCGCCGGTGAGGTCGCGTGCGTGTCGCTGCACGGCGCGAACCGCCTCGGCACGAACAGCCTCGGCGACCTGATCGTGTTCGGGCGCCGCGCCGGCGTGGCCGCTGCGAAGTTCGCGCGTGACGCCGTCCTGGCGGACATGCCCGTGAACCCCGCGGCCATGGCGAGCGACATGATCGCCAGCCTGAAGACCGGCCAGGGCCGCGAGAACGCCGCGCGGATCCGTAAGGAACTGCAGGAAACGATGATGGCGAACGTCGGCATCTTCCGCAACGGTCCGGACATGGCCAAGCAGGTCGAGATCATCAAGGAACTCAAGGACCGCTACCGGAACGTCAGCGTCAGCGACACCGGCACGCGCTACAACAGCGAATTGATGGAAACGGTCGAGGTGGGGTTCCTGCTGGACTGTGCCGAGGCGATGACCGCGAGCGCCCTGAACCGCACGGAGTCGCGCGGCGCGCACGACCGCGAGGACTACACCGAGCGTGACGACGCGAACTGGCTGAAGCACACGATGGCGTACCGCGACATGCGCGGCAACGGCAACGTGAACATCGGGTACAAGCCGGTGGTGCTCGGCAAGTTCGAGCCGAAACCGCGCGTGTACTGA